In the Ramlibacter tataouinensis TTB310 genome, one interval contains:
- the gmhB gene encoding D-glycero-beta-D-manno-heptose 1,7-bisphosphate 7-phosphatase, producing MKLVILDRDGTINADSDEFVKSPEEWQPLPGALEAIARLNHAGWHVAIASNQSGLGRGLFDVAQLNAMHAKMHKLLAAHGGRIDAVFYCPHTPDDHCHCRKPLPGLFEQIGERFGVELKGTPAVGDSLRDVQAGAAVGCEPHLVLSGKGAEFRGRPLPDTFPPGTRVHEDLAAFAEHLISRHAKA from the coding sequence ATGAAACTCGTCATCCTCGACCGCGACGGCACGATCAACGCCGACAGCGACGAGTTCGTCAAGTCGCCCGAGGAATGGCAGCCGCTGCCCGGCGCGCTGGAGGCGATCGCACGGCTCAACCACGCGGGCTGGCACGTGGCCATCGCCTCCAACCAGTCGGGCCTGGGCCGCGGCCTGTTCGACGTGGCCCAGCTCAACGCCATGCACGCCAAGATGCACAAGCTGCTGGCGGCGCACGGCGGGCGCATCGACGCGGTCTTCTACTGCCCGCACACGCCGGACGACCACTGCCACTGCCGCAAGCCGCTGCCCGGGCTGTTCGAGCAGATCGGCGAGCGCTTCGGCGTCGAGCTCAAGGGCACGCCGGCGGTCGGCGACAGCTTGCGCGACGTGCAGGCCGGCGCCGCCGTCGGCTGCGAGCCCCACCTGGTGCTCAGCGGTAAGGGCGCGGAGTTCCGCGGCCGCCCGCTGCCCGACACCTTTCCGCCCGGCACCCGGGTCCACGAGGACCTGGCCGCTTTCGCCGAACACCTGATCTCCCGCCACGCCAAGGCCTGA
- a CDS encoding lysophospholipid acyltransferase family protein, producing the protein MAFIRSTLHLLWMLVTVVPWALVMLGASLRLRGVPLYWMAVRWLCWAVDGARVLLGIQVRVTGMEHLPQGTTSPAILLVKHQSTFETFLMPTLMPHPLAYVFKRELLFVPFFGWAMGRLDMIHIDRRQRAQAFNKVVEQGKRLLDQGIWIIMFPEGTRIPRGQQGVYKSGGTRLAVETGAPVVPIAVTSARCWPRKAFLKRPGVVDVSIGKPIPSQGRQPEELMREVEAWIEAEMRRLDPEAYSKTRTDAQVSPARP; encoded by the coding sequence ATGGCTTTCATCCGTTCGACCCTGCACTTGCTCTGGATGCTGGTGACCGTGGTGCCCTGGGCCCTGGTCATGCTGGGGGCCTCCCTGCGCCTGCGCGGCGTCCCGCTGTACTGGATGGCGGTGCGCTGGCTGTGCTGGGCCGTCGACGGCGCGCGCGTGCTGCTGGGCATCCAGGTGCGGGTCACCGGCATGGAGCACCTGCCGCAGGGCACGACCAGCCCGGCCATCCTGCTGGTCAAGCACCAGTCCACGTTCGAGACCTTCCTGATGCCCACGCTGATGCCGCATCCGCTGGCCTACGTGTTCAAGCGCGAGCTGCTGTTCGTGCCGTTCTTCGGCTGGGCCATGGGCCGGCTGGACATGATCCACATCGACCGGCGCCAGCGCGCCCAGGCCTTCAACAAGGTGGTGGAGCAGGGCAAGCGCCTGCTGGACCAGGGCATCTGGATCATCATGTTCCCCGAAGGCACCCGCATCCCGCGCGGCCAGCAGGGCGTGTACAAATCCGGCGGCACCCGCCTGGCGGTGGAGACCGGCGCGCCGGTGGTGCCCATCGCCGTGACCTCGGCCCGGTGCTGGCCGCGCAAGGCCTTCCTCAAGCGCCCGGGCGTGGTCGACGTGTCCATCGGCAAACCCATCCCCAGCCAGGGCCGGCAACCCGAGGAACTGATGCGCGAAGTCGAGGCCTGGATCGAGGCCGAGATGCGGCGCCTGGACCCCGAGGCCTACTCCAAGACCCGTACCGATGCCCAGGTTTCTCCAGCTCGCCCTTGA
- a CDS encoding M48 family metallopeptidase, producing MPRFLQLALDLFEAAVPAAQPAQPAPPAAAAAPASATGEPAETLDSVLEPERFGHPRANRQAVLGDTRVAFELRRARRRNIGFMVGPEGLTVTAPKWVPLYEIDAAVRSKAGWIVRKLGEARERAGRIEAARIVWRDGAAFPFLGEQVIVVLDPSHGFHEAGARLNTDGQALPGVPRLTLHVGLPHHATPEQVRDAVQAWLMRQATRLFTERLDHFAPLLGVHWRKLSLSNAGTRWGTAHSDGTIRLNWRLIHFRLPVIDYVVAHELSHLRVMDHSPRFWDTVRTVVPDYAQLRGQLKDEALPPW from the coding sequence ATGCCCAGGTTTCTCCAGCTCGCCCTTGACCTGTTCGAGGCGGCGGTGCCGGCTGCGCAGCCTGCGCAGCCCGCCCCGCCCGCCGCCGCTGCCGCGCCGGCTTCGGCGACCGGCGAGCCTGCCGAAACGCTGGACAGCGTGCTCGAGCCCGAGCGCTTCGGCCATCCGCGCGCCAACCGCCAGGCCGTGTTGGGCGACACCCGGGTGGCCTTCGAGCTGCGCCGCGCGCGCCGGCGCAACATCGGCTTCATGGTGGGCCCCGAGGGCCTTACCGTCACCGCGCCCAAGTGGGTGCCGCTGTACGAGATCGACGCGGCGGTGCGCAGCAAGGCCGGCTGGATCGTGCGCAAGCTGGGCGAGGCGCGCGAGCGCGCCGGCCGCATCGAGGCCGCCCGCATCGTCTGGCGCGACGGCGCCGCCTTTCCCTTCCTGGGCGAGCAGGTGATCGTGGTGCTGGACCCGAGCCATGGCTTCCACGAAGCCGGCGCCAGGCTCAACACCGACGGCCAGGCCCTGCCCGGCGTGCCGCGCCTGACGCTGCACGTGGGGCTGCCGCACCATGCCACCCCGGAACAGGTCCGCGACGCGGTGCAGGCCTGGCTGATGCGCCAGGCCACGCGCCTGTTCACCGAGCGGCTGGACCATTTCGCGCCGCTGCTGGGCGTGCATTGGCGCAAGCTGAGTCTGAGCAACGCCGGCACGCGCTGGGGCACGGCGCATTCGGACGGCACCATCCGCCTCAACTGGCGCCTGATCCACTTCCGCCTGCCGGTGATCGACTACGTGGTGGCCCACGAGCTGAGCCACCTGCGGGTGATGGACCACAGCCCGCGCTTCTGGGACACGGTGCGCACCGTCGTGCCCGACTACGCGCAGCTGCGCGGGCAGCTGAAGGACGAGGCGCTGCCTCCCTGGTGA
- the glyS gene encoding glycine--tRNA ligase subunit beta: MTDKNKNLLVELFVEELPPRALKKLGQAFGATLLEQLQAQGLAAAASRLTPFASPRRLAAHITAVAPQAADKAVSQKLMPVSVGLDAAGQPTPALLKKLQSLGADASAVAGLKRAPDGKAQALFYESQVRGATLAEGLQKALAEAIARLPIPKVMTYQLADGWTDVKFVRPAHALVALHGAEVVPVRALGLAAGDETRGHRFEAASATVKIAHADEYAATLARDGAVIAGFDDRKAEIARQLAAAAARVGGGVRPIEDEALLDEVTALVERPNVLLCQFEREFLEVPQECLILTMKANQKYFPLLQASGQLTHQFLVVSNIRPEDPSAVVGGNERVVRPRLADAKFFFDQDRKKPLASRIEALAKVVYHNKLGTQGERMARVRELAGVIANALDPALVANVQKAAELAKADLLTDMVGEFPELQGTMGRYYALADGLPAEIADAIEDHYKPRFAGDSLPRGRVGLAVALADKLETLAGLFAIGQLPTGDKDPFALRRHALGLVRMLMEQDLPLPLGELLDRAVALFPQAAPATRQLLADFIYERLAGLLREQGYSAQEVDAVLALQPQRLGEVARRLAAVRAFAALPEAPALAAANKRIANILRKAEGAVDASVREGLLKEDAEKALYIATRELAPAAGGKFDSGDYTGSLQTLAALRGPVDAFFDGVMVNAEEADLRANRLGLLATLHQAMNRVADLSRLAA, from the coding sequence ATGACCGACAAGAACAAGAACCTGCTCGTCGAACTGTTCGTCGAGGAGCTGCCGCCCAGGGCATTGAAGAAGCTGGGCCAGGCGTTCGGCGCCACGCTGCTGGAGCAGCTGCAGGCCCAGGGCCTGGCCGCGGCCGCCTCCAGGCTCACGCCCTTCGCCTCGCCGCGCCGCCTGGCGGCGCACATCACGGCCGTCGCGCCGCAGGCGGCGGACAAGGCGGTGTCGCAGAAGCTGATGCCGGTGAGCGTCGGCCTGGACGCGGCCGGGCAGCCGACGCCGGCGCTGCTGAAGAAGCTGCAGTCGCTGGGCGCCGACGCGTCGGCCGTCGCCGGCCTCAAGCGCGCGCCCGACGGCAAGGCGCAGGCGCTGTTCTACGAAAGCCAGGTCCGCGGCGCCACCCTGGCCGAGGGCCTGCAGAAGGCCCTGGCGGAAGCCATCGCCAGGCTGCCCATCCCCAAGGTGATGACCTACCAGCTGGCCGACGGCTGGACCGACGTGAAGTTCGTGCGGCCCGCCCATGCGCTGGTGGCCCTGCATGGCGCCGAGGTGGTGCCGGTGCGCGCGCTGGGCCTGGCGGCCGGCGACGAAACGCGTGGCCACCGCTTCGAGGCGGCGTCGGCCACGGTGAAGATCGCCCATGCCGACGAGTACGCGGCCACGCTGGCGCGCGACGGCGCGGTGATCGCCGGTTTCGACGACCGCAAGGCCGAGATCGCGCGGCAGCTGGCCGCCGCGGCCGCCCGGGTGGGCGGCGGCGTGCGTCCCATCGAGGACGAGGCGCTGCTGGACGAGGTCACGGCGCTGGTCGAGCGGCCCAACGTGCTGCTGTGCCAGTTCGAGCGCGAGTTCCTGGAGGTGCCGCAGGAATGCCTGATCCTGACCATGAAGGCCAACCAGAAGTACTTCCCGCTGCTCCAGGCTTCGGGCCAGCTGACCCACCAGTTCCTGGTGGTGAGCAACATCCGGCCCGAGGACCCGAGCGCCGTCGTCGGCGGCAACGAGCGCGTGGTGCGCCCGCGCCTGGCCGACGCCAAGTTCTTCTTCGACCAGGACCGCAAGAAGCCGCTGGCCTCGCGCATCGAGGCCCTGGCCAAGGTGGTCTACCACAACAAGCTGGGCACGCAGGGCGAGCGCATGGCGCGTGTGCGCGAACTGGCCGGCGTCATCGCAAACGCGCTTGATCCCGCGCTGGTCGCGAATGTGCAGAAGGCGGCCGAGCTCGCCAAGGCCGACCTGCTGACCGACATGGTGGGCGAGTTCCCCGAGCTGCAGGGCACCATGGGCCGCTACTACGCGCTGGCCGACGGCCTGCCGGCGGAGATCGCCGACGCCATCGAGGACCACTACAAGCCCCGCTTCGCCGGCGACAGCCTGCCGCGGGGCCGCGTCGGCCTGGCGGTGGCCCTGGCCGACAAGCTGGAGACGCTGGCCGGCCTGTTCGCCATCGGCCAGCTGCCCACCGGCGACAAGGACCCGTTCGCGCTGCGCCGCCATGCTCTGGGGCTGGTGCGGATGCTGATGGAGCAGGACCTGCCGCTGCCGCTGGGCGAGCTGCTGGACCGGGCCGTGGCGCTGTTCCCGCAGGCCGCGCCGGCGACCCGCCAGCTGCTGGCCGACTTCATCTACGAGCGCCTGGCCGGCCTGCTGCGCGAGCAGGGCTACAGCGCGCAGGAGGTGGACGCGGTGCTGGCGCTGCAGCCGCAGCGCCTGGGCGAGGTGGCCCGGCGGCTGGCCGCGGTGCGCGCCTTCGCCGCGCTGCCCGAGGCGCCGGCGCTGGCCGCGGCCAACAAGCGCATCGCCAACATCCTGCGAAAGGCCGAGGGCGCGGTCGACGCGAGCGTGCGCGAAGGCCTGCTGAAGGAGGACGCCGAGAAGGCCTTGTACATCGCCACGCGCGAGCTGGCGCCCGCGGCCGGCGGCAAGTTCGACTCCGGCGACTACACCGGCTCGCTGCAGACCCTGGCCGCCCTGCGCGGCCCGGTCGACGCCTTTTTCGACGGCGTGATGGTCAACGCGGAGGAGGCGGATCTGCGCGCCAACCGCCTGGGCCTGCTGGCCACGCTGCACCAGGCGATGAACCGGGTCGCGGACTTGTCGCGGCTGGCCGCATGA